Genomic DNA from Sporichthyaceae bacterium:
GGCGGGACCGGCCGGCGCGCTGCGCCGGGATCGACGCGACCGCGCGGTCCGGCGCGGCGAACAGTTCGTCGGCCGGGAGCACCGCGGCGTCCAGCGGCTCGGCCGGGTTGCCGCCCCAGTGCTCGCCGTCGGGGACCTGCTCGCCCTTCATCAGGAACGAGCCGGCCGCGATCACCGCGCCCGCACCGATGCGGGTCCCGTAGTGCACGAAGGAGGCCACGCCCAGGGTGGCGCCGGCGCACACCTCGCTGCGGGCGGACTTGAACGCGCCGTCCTCCTGCGAATGGGTCTGCACGCCGCTGGCCAGGTTCAGCGTGACGAAGTCGCCGATGGTCATGAAGCTCTTCTCGGGGAAGGCCGCCCCGTCGTCGAAGACCTGCCGGCCGACCTTCATTCCCAGCATCCGCCAGAAGATCGGCTTGAGCGGGGTTCCCGCCAGGAACTGGACGTAGCCGCGGTTCGGGATCTTCCAGTAGCGCTCGTGCCGCCAGAACTTGTTGTCGTAGATCGAGACGCCGTCCGGGACCAGGGTTGCGTAGTGGGTGACCGCCCGCTCGACGGCCATGTAGAACAGCATCAGGAACACGCCGTAGCCGATGTCGGTGACGGCGAACGACCAGTTGCCGATGCTGTTGTAGAGCTCGCCGGCGCCTTCCGCGGCGACGAACACCCCGAACAGCGCCAGCCAGCGGACCACGCAGAACCAGACCACGCTGATGCCGTTGTGCCGGTTCTTGCGCCGCAGGCCACGCTTGACCTCGGCCGGGTCGACGACGGCCAGACCGTGGTCGCGGGCGACGCTGCGCGGGATCTCGAATGCCGGTGAGCCGAGCAGGCCGATGCCCTCGCGCATCGGGCCGTCGGTGGGGACCATCACCATCGTGCCGAGCAGGACGTTGTCACCCGCGCGGCTGTCCGGCGGGTAGACGATGCCGTTGCCGAGGAAGTTGTCCGCGCCGATGCGGGTCGGGGAGACCCGGAACGAGGAGGCGGAGTACTCGGCGTTGGTGATGGACAGGCCGTCGGCGACGACCGTGTTCTTGCCGACCGAGATCCCGAACGGGCTGTCGTGGATGACGGTGCCGAAGTTCGTGCCGGTCTGCACGTAGGGCTTGAGCCGGTACCCGACGACGCGCAGGAAGTGCAGCACCAGCGAGCTATCGGCGACCAGTGCCGAGTAGTACTTCATGTTGGTGATGCGGGTGAGCGTGCGCAGCGCGGTGTGGCGCGCGCCGTGCAGCGGGTACACCTTGCCCGGGCGGACGTACAGGCTCAGCAGCCGCGCGCTCAGCACCATCAGCGGGAACGCGACGGCGGTCACGCCGAAGAACACCGCGGCGGAGTCGATCAGGGCACCTTCGTAGAACCCCAAGCCGGTCATCGTGCCGTCGCCCCAGGACTGGCCGGGCATGTAGTCGGGCAGCACGAACATGCCGGACACGACCAGCAGGCCGAAGGGGATCGTCAACACGATCAGGTTCACCAGCTGCGAGGTGCTGAACAGCGCGCGCCGGAATCCCGAGCGCCCCAGTTCGTGGTCGGTGCGGAAGTTCGCCGTCATCGGCTCGGCCGGGCAACCGCCCCAGTTCTCACCGTTGGGAATCATCTGACCCGGCATCAGAACCGAGGCGTGGCCGAGCTGTGCCTCGTCGCCGATGCGGGTCTCGATGTCGACGACGGCCTTGGCGCCGATCACCACGTGGTCGCCGATGACTATCCGCCCGGTCCGGATCACCCCGGCCTGCGCGTGGTAGCCGCTGATCACGGCGTCCTTGCGGATCACGGTGTCCGAGCCGATCCGCAGCAGGTCGGTGCACACCGGGACGGTGTTCATGAAGATGGTGGTGCCGCGGCCGACCTTCGCGCCGAGCGCCCGCAGGTACAGCGACATCAACGGGGATCCGTTGACCAGGTGGATCATCGGGTTCTTCTGGACCAGCGACTTCACGACCCAGAACCGTAAGTAGTTCCAGGTCCAGACGCGGATCTCGGTCTGCTTCCATCGGCCGATCAGCGCCCACTTGAACATGACCGGGATCGCGAAGGAGGCCAGGACGCCCGCTGCGCCGACCGACATCGCCCGGAACCAGGCGTCCCAGGGTCCGTCGACGTCGGTCATCCAGTTGTCCGCGAGCACGCCCACGAATGCCAGCACGACCGGCAGGGTCAGCAGCAGCAGCAGTTGCGCGCAGCCGATCGCGAAGTGCTGCAACCGGCCGACCGGCGCCGCGGGCGTACGGACCTGCGCGGGGGCCGGCGGCTCGAGGGGCGCGACCGGCGCCCCCGCGACCACTGCGACCACCGGCGCTGCCGGGGCGTGGCCGGCGTTGAGGGTGCGGGCCAGCGCGGCCACGCTGGAATCGCGGTAGATGTCCTTCATCGACACGTTGGGCAGGTCGGCGCGCTTGCGCACGCGGGAGCAGAACTTCGCCATGGTCAGCGAATCCGCGCCCAAGTCGTCGAAGAAGTGCGCGTCGGCGGCCACCTGGTCGAGCTCCAGGACCTCGGCGATCAGCGCGGACAGCGCCGCGGTCAGGGCCGTCGACGAGTCGAGGGCAGCCGGTGCCGCGGCAGCGGTCGGCGGGGGAGCGGTCGCGGCCAGGCCGGCGGCCAGCGCGGC
This window encodes:
- a CDS encoding Pls/PosA family non-ribosomal peptide synthetase; the encoded protein is MTTCVGGRSAAELATELADILADVLGVAVVETGAGFFDELGADSLLMAKFCSRVRKRADLPNVSMKDVYRWTNVAALAAGLAATAPPPTAAAAPAALDSSTALTAALSALIAEVLELDQVAADAHFFDDLGADSLTMAKFCSRVRKRADLPNVSMKDIYRDSSVAALARTLNAGHAPAAPVVAVVAGAPVAPLEPPAPAQVRTPAAPVGRLQHFAIGCAQLLLLLTLPVVLAFVGVLADNWMTDVDGPWDAWFRAMSVGAAGVLASFAIPVMFKWALIGRWKQTEIRVWTWNYLRFWVVKSLVQKNPMIHLVNGSPLMSLYLRALGAKVGRGTTIFMNTVPVCTDLLRIGSDTVIRKDAVISGYHAQAGVIRTGRIVIGDHVVIGAKAVVDIETRIGDEAQLGHASVLMPGQMIPNGENWGGCPAEPMTANFRTDHELGRSGFRRALFSTSQLVNLIVLTIPFGLLVVSGMFVLPDYMPGQSWGDGTMTGLGFYEGALIDSAAVFFGVTAVAFPLMVLSARLLSLYVRPGKVYPLHGARHTALRTLTRITNMKYYSALVADSSLVLHFLRVVGYRLKPYVQTGTNFGTVIHDSPFGISVGKNTVVADGLSITNAEYSASSFRVSPTRIGADNFLGNGIVYPPDSRAGDNVLLGTMVMVPTDGPMREGIGLLGSPAFEIPRSVARDHGLAVVDPAEVKRGLRRKNRHNGISVVWFCVVRWLALFGVFVAAEGAGELYNSIGNWSFAVTDIGYGVFLMLFYMAVERAVTHYATLVPDGVSIYDNKFWRHERYWKIPNRGYVQFLAGTPLKPIFWRMLGMKVGRQVFDDGAAFPEKSFMTIGDFVTLNLASGVQTHSQEDGAFKSARSEVCAGATLGVASFVHYGTRIGAGAVIAAGSFLMKGEQVPDGEHWGGNPAEPLDAAVLPADELFAAPDRAVASIPAQRAGRSRLVLAGYSLALGAAGAWVTLDGALSGGYPVAWTGLGAAAWLTGLLGLAYAVGGEASRPATSHGPSAHQEPSIAPAAARIAEVATVPAKPAAKPAAAIRVAKAKARTKAARGPAIASRVAEAPTPVAAPASIQPQAQAPAPVVAVPSAELPTYDLPTLDPSTITGASDAWARLSAQLDALEDLRARWAAGEGGK